The DNA window TCCATAGTGAGATCGATTCTGGCGACTATCATTATGGAAGGATTGTCTGGAGGCGGTGCATAATATACATATGTTGGTTGTCAGATTGAGAGGGATCTGAGAGAATGGAGAATAAAAGTTGTAACCTGGTCGAAAGGTGAAGCTTGCCTAGGAACATCCATTTCGTTTTAGAACTATCGTGCACGGTGTAAGAACAAAGAGCTtgaaggggaaatttgacgaaatgaccttaaatATTTCCTTATTTGCATCTGTGGTCACCGCCTAATTTTAATTGCGCTGGTgatcactttatatttttttgacgaaaatacccccttcacgtttcgcgaaagGAAAagttctttatataaatactcaaattttttatttcattatttttctttttctctcttctctctctacttTGTGTTCTCTCTCTCGCATGACGGTCATGGCGACGGaaccctaaacgaacacatATACAGATCGACGACCAAAACCCCTTTTAATATCAggtgttcatcttattgttcatcatacgtatcgatttatgttcttattttcattatgTTTATCTTCACACCCTAAATCATTAggttgttcttattgttcatcttgttcatattggttgttcatcttttcaatgataattttaatagttGATGCTCCATATCACACTCCACCTCAACGTCATCTTAATTTATCTTCTTTATAAATCTTCactttttaataacaaaatattttatctctctactcactcttcatattttatttttaagttcaacaaacttttattttttttttacattttttttatttttttcttgttgaacttcaatgTGTAAAAActtgttatatttttcaacttttttaacATAACTATGTAATAcaagtaagtaatatttttatttttatttttaatatttaaaaaataataaatataaatgcatattttaatcgggtaataaGGTATATGAAGGGACAGATAGACTATAGGGTTAAGCCCACCCTACCTCAtccatatatacatatattaatttatatatatattaatttttaataagtgTCAAGTATGCTTGGGATTTTTAAAAGCATTGAcagagagaaaagagatgttagatatataaatgtttggttttagaatttgtttatatgatttttagtattttttataatttatagatatttttatttttttaatttatttattttctttacataccaattgttaggatataggtcgcggctggaggaccggggttgggccggttagcgcgtctcactcaaagggtggtgattaatccggttagagattaacaccggggtttcaatactacacaaactgtcacaaaccctttaaccaggttcaagcgcggaagaggtttgtttcaggttgaagcagcacacttacaggataggcagaaccggttttgagaTAGGATAGGTTTGGAagtttgctgggtcggttttgtaacttgatgattcggtttaggtagtgtGGAGTCGGTCAAGgcggtgtaggtaggttagtacagatcggttagaatgtagtaccggcagaaagtaaataacaagacatgtttttatggatgttcggagataaaactcctacgtcaccccttcctctcgaaaccgcgagaaggatattcactaaggaatacaaatacaatccgatcgagacttatttcctgctcgataacacccgtacaatttacaccgaaattgtaaatacacacttcaacttagcacttaagcttttctagagatagaacacaatcttatcacttgtaaatcaattgtccactgtgtcccacatttactcttcttcagttgctccttttataggtgaaatatgccaacggtcatatttcatttccttgaatttgattggttgagcagaggttcaatgattcagacctggcggtcaacctttcagacctggcggtcaaatCCTCCAGTATGTAGGATAAACCGGCttggtttgtcttttactcaatatggtgactgtcggttagacagttgtctgtacttggaagattgcctttctgatttatcttgaagtggaaagatcttgtaggacggttttctgcagcctgcagacggtcctcagacttgtatgaatatggaaatgttcagtctgttcctttggtatcattctcaacaaatacccgaagtatcttcttatgctagTCGGTTATTTTTCTTAACCGGATGTGTTTCCgggctggtcggttatttgtcttaacaggatggcttccggttattcctttggcTTCTTAAGTgaccggctgtctggtgtttaaTCAGGGGTTtagttttgaccgatcttgccttgtttgtgcggtcatgtttctgatCAGTTTAGGTATTTTaccggttgagcttcttaaccggttcattggtttgaccggtccggttctttgtctgttcatgcataggaagtttatttgtgttaagttctattaaccggtctaattttatctaacaatttctccctttttgattattttatttaaaattatcaaaatcatgtaagattgcaaatgtaggccggttttgtgagttttattttggccggatttttggaaactgacttgggaggatttttcgaaaaattttggaaaatttcgagaaaaattaaaaatttttatcttttatcttatcaatttctccctttttgattattttaattaaaatattcaaaatcaagtaagattgcaaatgtagaccggtttccaaaaataactttatatatataagtaaagatAACCGAAAAAgggcaaaatattatatatgtaaaaaccgaaataaacataggTTAAGAAAAGAAAGCCCCTAGTCCAATCTGGATGGCAGGAAGTCTCCCATCAAGTCATCTGTTGGTTGGTCCTCAGCCGGTTGAGCCGGTCTTGAAGAAGAACCTCCTGCTCCCGTGATGTCCTGGTGAGGAGAGAACGGTTGACCGACCGTGCTGACTGGAACCGCATTGATAACTCGTTGTCTTGTATGTCGCGGCTCTAGATCCTCTTCGAAGTCATTCTCGGTTTGCAGAGTCGGGTCCGGTATAGAGTCAACAACTGTCTTGGTAATTCTGCCCAGCATCTCGGTGACTTGAGTCTTTCTTGCAGAAACTTTCCTCTTTCGTgttgccggaaccgaagaggagggagCCGCCctggacttcttgtgagccttggcaTATTCGTCGAGCCTTTGTTTTTCAGTgtttaaccgctctgcatcctTGGCCTCTTGAGCTGCTATGGACTTTACAAGTGCCGGATTTCTAGCCGCTACATTTCGTGCGCGTTCGGCCAAGTCCGCATCAGACAATCGCGGTGCCTCCTTCGTTTTCCGCGTttcttcgtccagcgcatcctgaatTTTCTTAGCCGCCTCAGCGTTTTCCTCCTCAACCGCTCTATCGGCAGCAAGCTTGGCATTGATCAGCTCattcacctgttcggtgaccgccttgaggtcGGTTTCAAGTTTGTTGTTTCGCTCCTCAAgacttgtatttttttcttcGAGGCTTGTGACCCTATCAAGTGTGGAACCGGCTTCGGTGCTTGACCGCcccaggtcctcatcgacctttgtaaGCTGTTGCTCGGTTTTCTCTTGAAACCGTTCCAACTCCTCCACCCTTTGGGTGACCGACTTGAGGTCATCTACCAACTTTGGAGTCATTTCCTCCAAGGCTATAGTTCGCTTGAGATGATCGTCGCACCGAGCATCGGCTTCACCGTAGTTGGTTTCGACCGATGTGATCCGCTCGTTTGCCTTCACAAGGTCTTCCCTTGTGGTTTCGGCCAACTTGATTGTTTGAACCACGGCgttcttaattttctttttccacGGTCGAACCTTGGTGTTGGCAAATTCGTTGATGATAGTTATGACCTCCTTTTCTGTGATGGCCGGTTCTAAATTCCCAGGTTGATCGGATTCAAGATTTTCAGTGATAAGAGGCTCTGTCCTATCGTCGGTTTCGTTGATAGCCTAATCCGTTAGAGGAGACTTATCACCTGAATTCTGACCGTCACCGGTCTCAAGACGCGGAGAGTGCTCTGTATCTTGCTGTCTGCGCACCGCGTCAAGCCGCTCTATCTCGTCAATGAACTCCCCTTTCTTTACCGCAAGGATatccaacaccaagagttgtaATTTAGACTTCGGTGTTCCTGGAATATACCTTTCTGTAAGCTTTCGCATATGTTCGGTTAACTTTTGcagccgagcacgcggttccaCTATTGCGTGTCAGTCCATGGCTTCCTTGGGATCCGTAGCGTTTGTAAG is part of the Impatiens glandulifera chromosome 1, dImpGla2.1, whole genome shotgun sequence genome and encodes:
- the LOC124943062 gene encoding kinesin-like protein KIN-14D, with protein sequence MRKLTERYIPGTPKSKLQLLVLDILAVKKGEFIDEIERLDAVRRQQDTEHSPRLETGDGQNSEPAITEKEVITIINEFANTKVRPWKKKIKNAVVQTIKLAETTREDLVKANERITSVETNYGEADARCDDHLKRTIALEEMTPKLVDDLKSVTQRVEELERFQEKTEQQLTKVDEDLGRSSTEAGSTLDRVTSLEEKNTSLEERNNKLETDLKAVTEQVNELINAKLAADRAVEEENAEAAKKIQDALDEETRKTKEAPRLSDADLAERARNVAARNPALVKSIAAQEAKDAERLNTEKQRLDEYAKAHKKSRAAPSSSVPATRKRKVSARKTQVTEMLGRITKTVVDSIPDPTLQTENDFEEDLEPRHTRQRVINAVPVSTVGQPFSPHQDITGAGGSSSRPAQPAEDQPTDDLMGDFLPSRLD